The stretch of DNA ATGGCGAGCACGATGTCGAGCTCCTTCCAGCAATTGTCGATGAGCTTCGGCCTGGCCGCCGGTTCGATCGTGACCGCCTGGTTCCTGGGGCCGGTGGCGCAGGACAACCGGGAACAGGTGGCGCAGGCCCTGCACCACGGATTCGCAACGCTCGCGGTCCTGACGCTGCTGTCGTCAATCGTGTTCTGGCGCCTGCGCCGCGACGACGGCGACAGCATCAGCCGCGGCCAGGCCAAGGCCAAGGAAGCGGAGCCGGTCGAAGCCGGCCAGGGGACCTAGGCATTCAGGAGAGGCAGGCGCCGCCCGATGGCGCCTGGTAGGGCACCGGCGCGCCCGGCTTCTCGACGTGGTAGTACAGCGAGACGATCTTCCAGCCGCCCTCATCGCGGTAGAGCTGGATGCTGTTGACGCCGACGTAATCGGCTTTGGCGGAGCTGGGGTCGCGCCGGGTTTCGACGATGCTGTACACGGTGGCGAAGCGGTCGTATTCCTTCACCTCGCGCACGACTTCGCACTCGTGGAATCCGTGCGGCCGCACCCGGCGCTGGTCGGCGATGAAGTCAGCCGCCGTCATCGACCGGAAGCGCGGCTCGCCGTCGCGATAGACGCCGCCGGCGACGATCGCATCGTCGCGGAACAGGCGCTGCAGCCGGTCCGCGTCCGCCGCCACGCCCGGAGCGTGACTCGAGGCTTGCCACAGCGCCGCGACCACGGCCTCGGGGCCCGCCGAGGCGGAAGCGATCAGCGGCAGGCAGGCGAGGATGGCAGGGAGCAGGCGGCGCATGGACGGGTTCTCGTAAAAGCGATTCCCGCAGTATAACGTTTACGGACAGCAAAAAGCCCGCAGGGAGCGGGCTTGGGAGGGAGTCAGCGGCGCCAGTGGCCGCGGCCGCGGCCGCGGTCATATCCGCGGTTGTCGCGCCAGCCGTGACCGCGATAGTAGCCGCGGCGCGGCGCATCGTAATAGCCGAGGCCCAGGTTCAATTCGACCGGGGGGCCGACGTAGGGGGAGTAGCCTCCGCCATAGTATGGATCGTAGCCGGCATAGGGCGGCCCGTACACCGCACATCCACCGAGTCCGGCGGCCAGCAGGAGTCCGGCCGCGCATCGTTTCAACACCCTGTTGCTTCGAGTAGTCATCTGAGCCCCCTAACGGTGAACCTGAGTTCAGTGTAGGTGTGGGCAGGG from Massilia varians encodes:
- a CDS encoding nuclear transport factor 2 family protein: MRRLLPAILACLPLIASASAGPEAVVAALWQASSHAPGVAADADRLQRLFRDDAIVAGGVYRDGEPRFRSMTAADFIADQRRVRPHGFHECEVVREVKEYDRFATVYSIVETRRDPSSAKADYVGVNSIQLYRDEGGWKIVSLYYHVEKPGAPVPYQAPSGGACLS